TGCTCGGTAAAACTAGAAAACATGACAAATTCTTAACTGGGAGGCGCATCCAACACGAGGTCAAATGCAGTGAAATTGTGCAAGGAGAAACCATCGAGTCATTCACGGAAGGAGCTTGGGATGCTTTGGCAACAATTTATTATTTCCAACTCAACTCGAAACAAAAAAGTTGAGGGCTGTACACTCAGGCAATAGTTGATTAGTTGGGAGGTGAAAAGAACACTTTTTCTAGTAAAGTGTCTTAGCAAACATCATCTAGAAGGTCCTTCGATCTTCTGCCTCAGCTGTTCATAGTTTTGCAACTCCTCCATTGACAACGACGGCGAGATATCACCCAACACCTGTGTAATAAGAGAACCAGTTAAACTCCCAAGATATGACCGAAGAGATTTTTATTGTACTTTCTGAAAAATGGTTTCAATATTACCGTCATAAAATCTTCAGTCTCGACAATGACCTCTTCTGCACCGGCGTCGTTATTTCTCGAAGGATCGGCTTCAAGCGTTTTGACCTTCAAATAAAGCATGCAAGTCCGACAGAGCACAACTATGAAAAACATAATGTGGCAGCAGCAGGGATGTACAGCTACTCACGGAACGCTTAGCGGCATGAAACCATGCATCCgcacataatgcataaatatcAGCACCAGTGAAGTTTGGAGGACAGTGCTGAGCAATCGACAAGAGAGATACATTCTCGTTGAGTTTGTACTTGCGAGTCTGTGCTTTCAGTATCCTGCATAACAATTATAGGGAGATCATAGTTTAGTCGAAACGAACCTGAAATTTGGCGAAAGAAAGAACTACCGATGACTACCTTTCCCTGTATGATGCTTCAGTATTTACACCAATGTACAACAGCTTATCAAATCGGCCAGGGCGGAGAAGTGCAGAATCAAGAAGGTCGGGCCTATTGGTAGCCCCAATTATGAAGAGGTCCTAAAGAATAATTTGGAAAATGGTTTCCTTTAATGTTACTGCATCTAGAGAATATAGGTAAAAAAAAGGCATATCGTAGATGAGGAAATTACCTGGCTGTTATCACTTAACCCATCAATCTCCACCAGCAACTAGTAAAGAGATAAAAGGGGAAAGTGAATTAGATGACCCTAACATTTTAACATTGaaaataaagggggggggggggggggggtgggattGAGACACCCAGTCACCACCTCATTGATGAAGTTAATTATACCTGAGAAACCACTCTATCCATCACACCTCCAGAATCTGCAGAGGATCCTCGTGCAGGAGCAAGGGAATCAAGCTCATCGAAGAAAATCACACATGGGCGTGCTGATCTAGCCTGAAATTGACAGTGAAAAGCTGAAAACCTAAGTATATGTGCATATTTCATGGCAATTACGTGGCTTGTGCAGATGAAATTGACAGTGAAATACTGAAAACCTAAGTATATGTGCATATTTCATGGCAATTACATGGCTTGTGCAGATGGATATACCTTCTCAAAGATGTCCCTGACATTCTTCTCTGATTCTCCAACATACATGTTTATCAGTTCTGGACCTTTTACGCTAAGAAAGTTTAATGAGCACTCAGTTGCTACTGCTTTCGCCAGTAATGTCTAAGAATACAAAAGAAAACATCCTAGTGAGCATGCATCATGTTGCTGTTGGATACAGCCATCACTTGACAAATGGGAATGAAAACTCAATTCAAGAAAAGCATAAAACTACTACACCTACCTTCCCAGTGCCTGGAGGTCCATATAACAGGACACCTGATCGCTTTGGCAATTTAGAAGAAAAAAGGTGCTTGTACAACAGAGGTAACTGAATACCAACAATAGAGAACACAAGTTAGCAGTTTCAAACCAAATGAACCAGCTTCTAGTATAACCAAATCTTATTTGGATCGATAGAATGCAATATCTTAGCTCAGAGATGAATCAAGTAAAATTTACCTGAATTGTATCTAGAATAACCTTCTTCACTTCCTCAAGCCCACCAACATCCTCCCATTTGACATCAGGAACCTATAGCACAAAAGAGAAAACCAAATCAAGGACTTGCAGAAAGCAAGCTAAAGCTGACATGTATGGTTTCATGGGTTGTACAGAGATGGGCCTGAAATCTAGAAGATATTAGATATTGGAAGGCAGGGATTAGTGTTTTACTTTTGGTGTACCCAATGCAGCACGATTCCTTTTCTTAGCCCGTTCTAAGGAAGACAAAATATCTTCTTTACAGAAATGATTTTCTTCTTTCTGAGTGGTAGAAGAGCTTGCGGTAGGGGCATCCTCAAGCTCATCATTGCTGCTTTTCTCCACTGCAACTTTATGCGCAAATGACACACCAGCATCTGCGACCAATGCAAGTATATCCCTAGGCATGAACCCAGACGTTTGCACTGATATATCTTTTACAAACTTGTCATCGATACTCTGAAAATGAAACCATATAAGCACGAAACTTTAATAAAAGCATAAAACTTCATTTATGGTTCATAACAACAAAAAAACACCTCATCAGCAACTGCTGAGACACCATGGAGTGTTTCAGATATCAAATTCTTCCTCTGGTCTTCATTTATAGTCTTCATGTTGACCTCATGGCGGAAACATCGCCTAATTGATTGCTGCATTCCTTCAGCACTGTCTGCAGTTGCCACTAGTATAACTTGAACGGAGCTTACACATTCAGGCTCCACAAGGTACTGAAAACAAAGAGGTTCAATAATAAAGTACTTGATAGTTGATACAAAGATGATTTTATATCCTAAGGGCTTGTTAAAACCTAAAAGCTTGGGGAACAAAGACCTACTGAATTTCCAATCACATCCCTTGCTGGCAGCGAGTCTTTCACAACCCAACGCTGTCCAGTGTACTGCTTAATGACAGACTCAACATTTGCTGCAATGCCAGATTGCTCAGATTGTGGGCCTTCATTGGAGGATGTATTCCCAATTGCGTCAAAGTGGCGAAGAAGTATTATAGAAGGAGAATACCTTCAAAAAATAATATTCAACAAGAAAGGAAACAAAGTAAATACCATCGCCTGGAAAAAGTAAAACGAACTAAATAAAACAGTTTACGAACTAAGACAGGAATTAATTTCTGTAGAGATAACAAAGGACAAAAAGATGAGTACTTCTGAGCTTCTTTGAAGGCAGCCACAAGTGCAGCAGATGCCCCGCTTTCTGATGATGTCATCAGATCATGACAGCAACACTCAACCACATGCATACCAAGATGGTTCGCAACATGCCTGACTACCGTTCTTTTTCCACATCCTGCAACCCCCGCATTTGATTTGAACAAAAGTTCAGTTCAAAGTCAAGTAATAAAATGTGAAAAGGAATGAGACTACAATTAAAGTGCAGTAACCTGATGGGCCGTACAAGAAAGTGGAAAACTTGATCCTTGGTAAAATGTTTGAAGGACATAATGCTGGTGCGATGATGGATGCTAATTGCTCCACCACTTCGCCATGCAAAGGGACTGAATCATCATTGGCAGAAAAGAAGCTGCAGGGAGGGATTGGAGCAGAAGCACTTCCCCCAAGGACAAGGGCTGTTTGATCACGGTTAACACGAAGAATCGGCTCATTTGATGGTTCCATGCCGGTTACCTGGTGAGTAATTACAATATTAACACCCAATACTTATGGATAAAAAATGAGGGCAAAACTAAGCTAAGAGGATAGATAACATTTATTATGTATCTTTGTTTCTTCATTCAAACATGTCTGAATGAAGAAAAGTGGATAATTTACCTTAAAGTATATCATGCTAGGAGGATGCAGTCTATCATTCTCCTTATTGCACGCTAGGCAAGAGATCATGCCACAATTCCAGTCATTATGTATGCAAAACACATCCCCGCTTGCTAGGAACCTATCAAACTTGAAGTGTTCATTTAAAGCTTGATCTATCATATCTTGGTAGTCACTTCCTCCAATGGCTGAATTTATCTTTAGGGAAGCAAGCACACCACAATCAGGAATCCTCACAACAGAAACCCGTAAGTGCAAAGCATGTTTAGGCACTTGTGGGCATGGGAGAAGTTCTAGGTGAAGAGAAATACCAGTCCCACTACCAGCAGAACCATCCTCGAAAACTTTAGAGCAAAACTTGAAAGGTTCCTCCCCTTTCTGAATAAGAAGCTTGAGACAGGAAACATGCACTCCCAGGTTGAACGCCAAAAGTGGGCTAACATAAGCAACATCTTCATCCAAGGGTGCAAAGCCGTTGGCTGGAAATGAGCGAGTAGGTAAGAATCCCATCACACGATCAGAAGAAGAGGTTGAGGCCACAGGGTCAGAATCAGGATGCTCTCTCTTGGACTCCTCGAGGGATGGCCGATCCAATACTACTGCCTTGACAATCCTCCCAACATTATTATCGGTATTCTTCACAAGCACCTGCAGATCAATAGCTGTTTATTACATCTAATTAATTTCATCTCATATACCAAATTGAGCTAAAAAAATTGCAACAGCAACAACAAGGAAATATATCAGTTAAAATAAATTGACTGAACAAAGTACAGGGAAATAACATATGTGTGCCCAAGCACCTGCAGATTAATAGCTGTTTAATatttcctccattcctaaatataagtctttctagagatttcaataagtgactacatacggagcaaaatgagtgaatctacactctaaaatatgtctatatacatccgtatgtagtttgtagtggaatctctgaaaagacttatatttaggaacccaGGGAGTACATTTAGTCTCAACAGAAGATAGTCATGTCTACCAATTTGAATGCTGAAAATTGCAAAAACGAAAAGGATATATATCAGTTAACATATATGTGCCCACAGAGATCACTCCTGCAGCACCAAAGTTGTACACATCTTGAGTGAATACCTATGACTACAGCTCGGTCAGACTAAAAAAATCTGCAAGCGCCACCCAGTTCATCTACAGTTATTAACTAGAACAAAATGTATCCATAATTATTCAGACAGCCATGCAGCATGACCACCCCCAAAGTCTGACGAGACCAAATTCACTCATCCTCCAAGCACCAGACGTTTCACAATTCATCCCCTAAGTGATCGAACCCCCAACCCGGCCATCCAACCAACACCCCAGTACCGGAATTCGATCGGAGAGACGCCGACCGGGACCACATACCGTCGTGCCGGTGACGACGGCGAGCCGGCGGAGCGCGGAAGTGGGGAGGGCGACGAAGGACGCGAGGTCGCCGAACTCGCCGCCGCATCCGGGGCCGGAGGGGCGGGCGGGGAAGCGGAGGACGCCGGCCCTGAGGCGCaccgactccggcggcggcggggccggcccgCGGCGCTCCCCCGGGAGCGAGTCGAGGAGCGCCTGCGTGGACGCGAGCACCAGCGGCTTCCTCCGCGACCGCCTCTCCACCATGGCCGCGGCCCCccggggagagggagggagggagcggaGAGAGTCGAGAGCCCACGGGACGGGAGGAAGACGGGACGAGACCGTTTGACTTGGATCAGCACAACGAGATAACGGAGGAGAAATTCCAAGACGAAGACGTGGCGGCGGTGTGCTACCGTTAGATTAACCGGTGATTGCATCGGAGCTCCACTCCTTGGATCTCACTCAACCAAATCAAACGTCCGTACACTGCCAAAATGTCTTACATAGAGTGCCGACGGATATAATGAATGTATTATTTCAACAAAAAACAGTAGAAAAGGATTCTACCGTGTCATTTTATATTTTATGATGAACGGGGATAAGTACATGTGGAAAAGAAACAGAGTAAAACAAGAGTAAAAATTTACAAGCTATCAAGTCATGGTTGCTAGTTTTCgaagatcttcccattcctttgAATCCATATGCTCCGCCAGCCAATGATCATGACCTCCATAAGGTGGTCGTACGAGTACCCATGTTTGGCTGCATTAATCATCTCAAAGAAATTAATGTCAATTTTCCTCGTGTGTATCTAACTCTTAATAATTTATGAATGTGGAGATAGACGTAAGTTGAAATGTAGATCATGAACCATCTAATGTCTGACCtatgacaggcgggctccacccgcCCGTGGATGCTTTCCAGCCACATATTTTGAATCATAAATGTGACACTTAATTCTAGTTAGGTGTAACAATTCCATGACATACTTGATGTAAATATTGCGATACTAATTCCAAAATATCATGTTTCTCTGGAAAAAAACTAAGATTTTCATGGTACTGGCTCCGTGAATGTTTTCAAGATGCACCTGGTAAATGGAATCTCATTTTTTAAGTGAGAAATATAATAATTTCATGATTGTAATTGTGGATAATATCATGATAGTAATTCTGGGAAATAATGTCTCTTTCAAGAAAAGGAAAGTGAGATTGCATGATACTAATTATTTTGATAGTTTTTGAACTAAATTAAAATTTTAAAACACTAATAATTACATGAtaccttctactccctccgtttgggtTTATAAATCGGGCACGGGTTCTTAGGTATTCAATTTGACTAGTAAAACAAGTATATTGTTTTATAAAAATATATCTTTGGATTCTTCATCAAATGAAGTTTCTAACTATATAATATTGTGGCATATTATACATATTTTATTAGTCAAGTTAAGGACCCAAAAATTCGTGCCTGACTTATAAACACAAACGGAGGAAGTATCATTTATAATCTCCGGCTCCCATGATCTAGCCTATGTTTAAGTTAGTAACTATCTGGGACATCTATGTCATCATCAAAGTTTGTGATCAAGATTATATAATGCAATGTCAATTCTCAATGGACTGGTGTTAGACATCAAGCAATGCTAAATATCTTCATAAATGTTGTTCACATCGAATCTTCTTTTATCGAGTGTTATGTCCAATGCCACGTTACTCCGCGATTAGGCggctgaaagtgcgttaagtcgactagagggggggtgaataggcgatttttatgaattcttcactgaggaatttcagggtgaggaaattcctaagcgaagaactacttgcagcggaataagtactcagatgcatacatgacataaACATAAACATGaacatcatgatgaaataaaaacagATACAGAGTActggaagcgtaagcacaggataaaacaggatgaagacaaacagactgaagaaattgaactgaggaaattgagaaaatcttcagtcaaagtcttcaaacagatatgaacaagcacacaacacagtaatgagaaaatgaaagagttgaggaaatagaaccagtaggcttggtgaagacaaagatttggtagaccagttccaactgctgtgatagttgtacgtctggttggagcggctaggtatttaaacctgaggacacacagtcctcaccgtattctccttgagctaaggtcacacagacctcgcccaatcactcgtggtaagtcttcaggtgacttccaaaccttcacaaactcggtcactcggcgatccacaatttcctcttggatgctcagaccatgacgcctaaccgtctggaagatgcacagtcttcaaaggtaacaagcgtcggatccacacaggatcaatctcttcagtgatgctcaatcactttgggtttgtaggtgtttgggtttgggttttcctcacttgatgatttttcgctcaaagtcctcagaggatgggatgctctcaatgacaagtgtcggtttctctcggagcaaccaaccagctagtggttgtaggggggcggctatttatagcctagggagcagcccgacatgataagacataaatgcccttcaatgatatgaccgttaggtggatagatattttgggacagctgacgcatagcacatcaacggtcggaaatttgactataaaattccttagggctatcatgttcctcacttgtaggcaatccgcactggcaaattcctaactcctcagtcagaacaaattccttagagaccagaattACTCCATCactgtcattgaagaaattgactgaactgtatgagatttccaaaggcttcactcgaagggattggtaggtgtaggattttgagttgagcatcacttggaaatttttccttagtatttcctcgaccccctttaacagtacggtgtttcctatgactcaagaaagagaaaatgaaactacgaaaataaaagtcttcacgcttcatgttcctcgaatgaatactaagtcttcaaggtcacactaatttcttcactttcaaagtcttcagaaagtcttcagaaatccaaagtcttcagtcgaagatattcatttttaggggccgactttctctgtaaatatcaaactcctgatagacttatagacctatgtacactcacaaacacattagtcccttaacctataagtcttcaatacaccaaaatcactaaggggccctaaatgcacttacaatctccccctttttggtgattgatgacaatataggttaagttttcaacggggataaacatatgaagtataAATACTGATAttcaggaatttgattgcaagatatagaagaactccccctgaagatgtgcatagtgaggaatttgcttttgaagcattgcacacttgaagagtagaatcatggagatctccccctatatcttgtaattcatacatgcatttaacatataatatgaagaatttgaaatgcatgaagaaatatggtgactgatgtaattcagcatgcatgcattaacattaatgaggaataagcatgcagaaaaacacaacaaaagtatcagacaACCatagggtttaagtttacaactcgatccagtaaagtattcaaaaagaacgagagttgtaacttagcaaaaaacgc
This region of Triticum aestivum cultivar Chinese Spring chromosome 2D, IWGSC CS RefSeq v2.1, whole genome shotgun sequence genomic DNA includes:
- the LOC123054562 gene encoding peroxisome biogenesis protein 6, with product MVERRSRRKPLVLASTQALLDSLPGERRGPAPPPPESVRLRAGVLRFPARPSGPGCGGEFGDLASFVALPTSALRRLAVVTGTTVLVKNTDNNVGRIVKAVVLDRPSLEESKREHPDSDPVASTSSSDRVMGFLPTRSFPANGFAPLDEDVAYVSPLLAFNLGVHVSCLKLLIQKGEEPFKFCSKVFEDGSAGSGTGISLHLELLPCPQVPKHALHLRVSVVRIPDCGVLASLKINSAIGGSDYQDMIDQALNEHFKFDRFLASGDVFCIHNDWNCGMISCLACNKENDRLHPPSMIYFKVTGMEPSNEPILRVNRDQTALVLGGSASAPIPPCSFFSANDDSVPLHGEVVEQLASIIAPALCPSNILPRIKFSTFLYGPSGCGKRTVVRHVANHLGMHVVECCCHDLMTSSESGASAALVAAFKEAQKYSPSIILLRHFDAIGNTSSNEGPQSEQSGIAANVESVIKQYTGQRWVVKDSLPARDVIGNSYLVEPECVSSVQVILVATADSAEGMQQSIRRCFRHEVNMKTINEDQRKNLISETLHGVSAVADESIDDKFVKDISVQTSGFMPRDILALVADAGVSFAHKVAVEKSSNDELEDAPTASSSTTQKEENHFCKEDILSSLERAKKRNRAALGTPKVPDVKWEDVGGLEEVKKVILDTIQLPLLYKHLFSSKLPKRSGVLLYGPPGTGKTLLAKAVATECSLNFLSVKGPELINMYVGESEKNVRDIFEKARSARPCVIFFDELDSLAPARGSSADSGGVMDRVVSQLLVEIDGLSDNSQDLFIIGATNRPDLLDSALLRPGRFDKLLYIGVNTEASYRERILKAQTRKYKLNENVSLLSIAQHCPPNFTGADIYALCADAWFHAAKRSVKTLEADPSRNNDAGAEEVIVETEDFMTVLGDISPSLSMEELQNYEQLRQKIEGPSR